In Desulfomicrobium escambiense DSM 10707, a single window of DNA contains:
- a CDS encoding DUF5655 domain-containing protein has protein sequence MSDIKLFRILSPGVIELQGQSMALERELQTLMEKNLETLLGLRFLASEYSTGAKHKGRIDTLAIDENRCPVIIEYKRTSNENVINQGLFYLDWLMDHQAEFKFLVMEKFGKETADNIEWSAPRLLCIAGDFTRYDEHAVLQMNRNIELIRYRHYPDGFLILEKVNSASSDASIPSVSITSEAKGNKHVYKTVTQYLESAPEDVKALYQAVEDLLISMGDDVDKKVLKFYVAFKRIKNFACVEVRNQAKSVLVFLKCPITPDTIIEGLTRDVSGIGHFGTGDLEVTIRSKEDIERARRLFEMSYQLN, from the coding sequence ATGAGCGATATCAAACTGTTTCGAATCCTTTCGCCTGGTGTCATAGAACTTCAAGGCCAGTCCATGGCGCTGGAGCGCGAACTTCAAACGCTCATGGAAAAGAATTTGGAAACCTTGCTTGGACTGCGTTTTCTCGCCTCCGAGTATTCCACCGGGGCAAAGCATAAGGGCCGTATCGATACCCTGGCCATCGATGAAAACCGCTGCCCGGTTATTATCGAATACAAGCGCACCAGCAATGAAAACGTGATCAATCAGGGGCTGTTTTACCTTGATTGGCTCATGGATCATCAGGCTGAATTCAAATTTCTCGTTATGGAAAAATTTGGCAAAGAAACAGCAGATAACATTGAATGGAGCGCGCCACGTCTGCTGTGCATTGCTGGTGATTTTACGCGTTATGATGAACATGCGGTTTTGCAGATGAATCGCAATATTGAGCTGATCCGCTATCGCCATTACCCCGACGGATTTTTAATCCTTGAAAAGGTCAACAGTGCTTCCTCGGACGCATCAATCCCATCCGTCTCCATTACTTCGGAAGCCAAGGGCAACAAGCATGTCTACAAGACCGTGACTCAGTATCTGGAGAGCGCGCCCGAGGATGTCAAAGCTTTGTACCAGGCTGTGGAGGATTTGCTTATTTCGATGGGAGACGATGTCGATAAGAAGGTCCTGAAATTCTATGTGGCCTTCAAACGCATTAAGAATTTTGCCTGTGTGGAAGTGCGAAATCAGGCGAAGAGCGTGCTCGTATTTCTGAAATGTCCGATCACGCCAGACACCATTATCGAGGGCTTGACCCGAGACGTGAGCGGTATCGGCCATTTCGGCACCGGAGACCTGGAAGTCACGATTCGCAGCAAGGAAGATATTGAACGTGCGCGTCGTC